A region of uncultured Draconibacterium sp. DNA encodes the following proteins:
- a CDS encoding thiamine pyrophosphate-binding protein, protein MSTVAEVFAHTLKEIGVRYVFGVPSGNMIDYVETLRKEEGIDFILVGHEATAAFMAGVCGRFTGVPGVCFATFGPGATNLSTGVGGAQLDRFPLLAFTDEMPDEKLKRTVQMNINHQQLFFPITKWTTRLNQNNVEEIILKGAGIATDDLRGAVHIGIPTGIGRNPVQKVKADVDYLRLEKKRWSPLVADQIAKVEKLIQKCKKPVLAVGLSAVHAQVSEQLIALAEKFQLPVVLTPMAKGLFPESHSLYAGVLFHALSNQVAKVYSQADLVIGIGYDPVEFNYEDWMPEVPLIHIDQQEADVATGKIPEVVNVLGALEVALNELLKLDVNPKAWDRQFLEANKQQIVNALTPKPGSFGPLAVVDVLRKVLPDEGILTVDVGAHLHLVGQQWRTPKPGKLLMTNGWSSMGFAIPAALAAKLCNPDLPVVALMGDGGFLMMVGELATAKRLNLNIVFVVIYDNSLSLISIKQSKKQFDSGYGTDLNLLDQEPTNHYFGVPVVRVTNSDEYTKALEKAFTGDGPLVIEAVVDKEEYENLVLHPNK, encoded by the coding sequence ATGTCAACAGTTGCAGAAGTTTTTGCCCATACTTTAAAAGAAATTGGGGTACGTTATGTTTTTGGGGTGCCCAGTGGAAACATGATCGACTATGTGGAAACTTTGCGAAAAGAGGAGGGCATTGATTTCATTTTGGTAGGACACGAAGCTACGGCGGCTTTTATGGCCGGAGTTTGTGGCCGGTTTACCGGAGTGCCGGGCGTTTGTTTTGCAACCTTTGGGCCGGGGGCAACTAATTTAAGCACAGGTGTTGGTGGCGCACAGCTCGACCGCTTCCCGCTTCTGGCTTTTACCGACGAAATGCCCGACGAAAAGTTAAAGCGTACGGTTCAGATGAACATCAATCATCAGCAACTTTTCTTTCCAATTACGAAATGGACTACGCGACTGAATCAGAATAATGTTGAAGAAATTATTTTAAAAGGTGCAGGAATCGCAACTGATGATTTGCGGGGAGCCGTGCATATCGGAATACCGACCGGTATTGGCAGAAATCCGGTGCAGAAAGTGAAAGCGGATGTGGATTACCTGCGTTTGGAGAAGAAACGATGGTCGCCCCTGGTTGCCGATCAAATTGCCAAAGTTGAAAAGCTCATTCAAAAATGTAAAAAGCCTGTTTTAGCCGTTGGTTTATCGGCAGTGCATGCGCAGGTAAGTGAGCAACTTATTGCACTGGCCGAAAAGTTTCAGTTGCCGGTAGTACTTACTCCAATGGCCAAAGGTCTGTTCCCCGAAAGTCATTCCTTGTATGCCGGGGTGCTTTTTCATGCCTTATCGAACCAGGTTGCAAAAGTATATTCGCAAGCCGATCTGGTTATTGGAATTGGTTACGATCCGGTGGAGTTTAACTACGAAGACTGGATGCCTGAAGTTCCGCTGATTCATATCGATCAGCAAGAGGCCGATGTGGCAACCGGTAAAATTCCGGAAGTCGTTAATGTGCTTGGAGCATTGGAAGTTGCCTTGAACGAATTGCTTAAACTTGATGTCAATCCCAAGGCATGGGACAGGCAGTTTTTGGAAGCAAATAAGCAGCAGATAGTAAATGCGTTAACGCCAAAGCCGGGCAGTTTTGGCCCGCTGGCTGTGGTTGATGTACTGCGAAAAGTTCTACCGGACGAGGGAATACTGACGGTTGATGTTGGAGCTCATTTGCACCTGGTGGGGCAGCAGTGGCGTACTCCCAAACCCGGGAAATTATTGATGACAAATGGCTGGTCGAGTATGGGTTTTGCTATTCCGGCAGCTTTGGCCGCGAAACTTTGTAATCCTGATCTTCCCGTTGTGGCATTAATGGGCGATGGTGGTTTCCTGATGATGGTAGGTGAATTGGCAACGGCGAAACGTCTTAACCTCAACATCGTATTTGTAGTGATTTACGACAACAGTTTGTCGCTGATAAGTATAAAGCAAAGTAAAAAGCAGTTTGACAGCGGCTACGGAACAGATTTAAATTTGCTGGATCAAGAGCCAACCAATCATTATTTTGGAGTACCTGTTGTTCGTGTAACAAACAGCGATGAATACACAAAAGCATTGGAAAAAGCTTTCACCGGTGATGGCCCGCTTGTTATTGAAGCGGTTGTCGATAAGGAGGAATATGAAAATCTTGTGCTACATCCAAATAAATAA
- a CDS encoding shikimate kinase, which yields MRVYLIGYMGCGKSRLGRLLSEHMGVQFIDMDDYIEERNCKTVPQIFADHGEDGFRERERKALEELAEFTDVIIATGGGAPCFFDNIDLMNKTGKTVFLNIDPAILADRLMNSKTERPLIKGKSREELVAFIDETLKKRKQFYSQAQLEITEPDLSLDRIQEMIS from the coding sequence ATGCGAGTATATTTGATAGGATACATGGGATGCGGGAAGTCGCGACTGGGACGCCTTTTGTCGGAACATATGGGCGTACAGTTTATCGACATGGATGATTACATTGAAGAAAGAAATTGCAAAACTGTGCCGCAGATTTTTGCCGACCACGGCGAAGATGGTTTTCGTGAAAGGGAACGCAAAGCTTTGGAAGAACTGGCCGAATTCACAGACGTTATAATTGCTACCGGAGGAGGAGCTCCTTGTTTTTTTGATAATATCGACCTGATGAATAAAACCGGGAAGACCGTATTTCTGAATATTGATCCGGCTATTCTTGCCGACCGTTTGATGAATTCGAAAACCGAACGACCGCTGATAAAAGGAAAATCGCGCGAAGAATTGGTTGCCTTTATTGACGAAACATTAAAAAAACGGAAGCAATTTTATTCGCAGGCACAACTTGAAATTACCGAACCCGATTTAAGCCTGGACCGTATTCAGGAAATGATTTCGTAA
- a CDS encoding DNA gyrase/topoisomerase IV subunit A, protein MSEENLNQEEIQDDSVKDEVIYLSGMYRDWFLDYASYVILERAVPYINDGLKPVQRRIMHAMREMDDGRYNKVANIIGQTMQYHPHGDASIGDAIVQIGQKELLIDSQGNWGNILTGDGAAAPRYIEARLTKFALEVLFNPKTTEWKLSYDGRKKEPVTLPVKFPLLLAQGVDGIAVGLASKLFPHNFLELIDASINYLRGKDFELYPDFPTGGSADFSKYNDGLRGGSVKVRAKIEKRDNKTLVINEVPYGKTTTTLIESIIKANDKGKIKVKKIDDNTAEHVEILVHLAAGVSSDKTIDALYAFTDCEVSLSPNACIIENDKPHFIGVSEILKRSADSTKALLKLELEIRKSELEEQWHFSSLEKIFIEERIYKDKKFEDSENMDQAVAHIDKRLEPWKPKLKREITREDILKLMEIRMARILKFNKDKANDLLKSIEDEIAEVEQNIANIIDYTIEWFKHLKRKYGKGKERKTEIRSFENIVASKVVVKNEKLYVDRKEGFMGTSLRKEEFVCDCSDIDDIIVFRRDGSYFITKVSDKAFIGKNILHLAVFKKNDKRTIYNVVYKDGESGNFYMKRFFVTGVTRDKEYNLTKETKGSRIVYFSANPNGEAEILRIVLKPKPRIKKLVFEEDLGELAIKGRQSMGNILSKNDIHKITLKERGVSTLGGRKIWFDSDVLRLNADNRGTFLGEFSGEDKILVIYKNGEFQLYNYDLSNHFQQDILVIEKFDQRKILSAVYYDTDQKYYYVKRFEIDEPEGKLIRFIGDNTDNKLISLTWVHYPRLELTFGGKNAERENEIIEVAEFIGVKSWKAKGKRLSNYEVDNIKEIEPVIKDDYDHHEEEEVEPEKEQESKAEKKDDVDDIPFEVTRPKKEDDGQGSLF, encoded by the coding sequence ATGTCAGAAGAGAATTTAAATCAGGAAGAAATTCAGGACGATAGTGTAAAAGACGAAGTAATCTATCTTTCGGGCATGTACCGCGACTGGTTTTTGGATTATGCCTCGTATGTAATACTGGAGCGGGCGGTTCCGTACATTAACGATGGGCTAAAACCTGTTCAGCGACGTATTATGCATGCCATGCGCGAAATGGACGACGGGCGCTACAACAAAGTGGCAAACATTATTGGGCAAACCATGCAGTATCACCCCCATGGCGATGCATCGATTGGTGATGCCATTGTGCAGATTGGCCAGAAAGAATTACTGATCGACTCGCAGGGAAACTGGGGTAACATTCTTACCGGCGATGGAGCGGCAGCACCTCGATACATCGAAGCCCGACTGACCAAGTTTGCTTTGGAGGTGCTTTTTAATCCGAAAACCACGGAATGGAAACTCTCATACGATGGCCGTAAAAAGGAACCGGTTACACTTCCGGTAAAATTCCCGCTGCTGTTGGCGCAGGGAGTTGACGGTATCGCTGTAGGACTGGCTTCAAAATTGTTTCCGCATAACTTTCTCGAGCTCATCGATGCATCGATAAATTACCTACGGGGAAAAGATTTTGAATTGTATCCCGACTTCCCAACCGGAGGATCGGCCGATTTTAGCAAATACAATGATGGTTTGCGTGGTGGTTCGGTAAAAGTGCGTGCAAAAATTGAAAAGCGCGACAATAAAACACTGGTAATAAACGAGGTGCCGTACGGTAAAACAACCACGACGCTGATTGAATCGATTATTAAGGCCAACGACAAAGGAAAAATCAAAGTAAAAAAGATTGACGATAACACCGCTGAGCATGTTGAAATACTGGTTCATTTGGCAGCAGGCGTTTCGTCGGATAAAACGATCGATGCGCTTTACGCATTTACCGATTGCGAAGTTTCGTTGTCGCCAAATGCCTGTATCATCGAAAATGATAAACCACATTTTATTGGCGTTTCCGAAATTCTGAAACGTTCGGCCGATTCAACAAAAGCATTACTGAAACTTGAGTTGGAGATCCGCAAATCAGAACTGGAAGAGCAGTGGCATTTTTCTTCGTTGGAGAAAATATTTATCGAAGAGCGCATTTACAAGGATAAAAAGTTTGAGGATTCGGAAAACATGGATCAGGCGGTGGCGCACATCGACAAGCGTTTGGAACCATGGAAACCCAAGCTGAAGCGCGAAATTACCCGCGAAGATATTCTGAAACTGATGGAAATTCGAATGGCACGAATCCTGAAATTTAACAAGGATAAGGCCAACGATTTGCTAAAATCGATAGAAGACGAAATTGCGGAGGTTGAGCAGAACATTGCAAATATTATTGACTATACCATTGAGTGGTTTAAACACCTGAAACGAAAATACGGTAAAGGCAAAGAGCGCAAAACAGAGATTCGCAGTTTCGAAAATATTGTGGCCTCGAAAGTAGTGGTGAAAAACGAAAAACTGTATGTCGACCGGAAGGAAGGATTTATGGGAACATCGCTTCGGAAAGAAGAATTTGTGTGCGACTGTTCTGATATCGACGACATAATTGTTTTCCGCCGCGATGGTTCGTATTTTATAACCAAAGTTTCGGATAAAGCTTTTATCGGCAAAAATATTTTGCACCTGGCTGTTTTTAAGAAAAACGATAAACGCACCATTTACAATGTGGTGTACAAAGACGGCGAATCGGGCAATTTCTATATGAAACGCTTTTTTGTTACAGGTGTAACCCGCGACAAAGAGTACAACCTGACAAAAGAAACCAAAGGCTCGCGGATTGTTTATTTCTCGGCTAACCCGAATGGAGAAGCAGAAATTTTACGTATTGTTCTGAAGCCAAAGCCACGAATTAAAAAGCTTGTTTTTGAAGAAGATCTGGGTGAGTTGGCCATTAAAGGCCGTCAGTCGATGGGAAATATTTTAAGTAAAAACGATATTCATAAAATTACCCTTAAAGAAAGAGGAGTTTCTACGCTTGGAGGTCGCAAAATCTGGTTCGATTCGGATGTATTGCGCCTGAATGCCGATAACAGGGGAACTTTCTTAGGAGAATTTTCGGGTGAAGACAAAATTCTGGTTATTTACAAAAACGGCGAGTTCCAGTTGTATAATTACGATTTGAGTAACCACTTCCAGCAGGATATTCTGGTTATCGAGAAATTTGATCAACGTAAGATTTTGTCGGCGGTTTATTACGATACCGACCAGAAATATTACTACGTAAAACGTTTTGAAATTGATGAGCCGGAAGGAAAACTGATACGTTTTATCGGCGACAATACCGATAATAAGCTGATTAGTTTAACCTGGGTGCATTATCCGCGTTTGGAGCTTACTTTTGGAGGAAAGAATGCAGAGCGTGAAAATGAGATTATCGAGGTGGCTGAGTTTATCGGCGTAAAATCGTGGAAGGCGAAAGGTAAACGACTGAGTAATTACGAGGTGGATAATATTAAAGAAATTGAGCCGGTAATAAAAGATGATTACGATCATCATGAAGAGGAAGAGGTTGAACCGGAAAAAGAACAGGAAAGCAAAGCGGAGAAAAAGGACGATGTTGATGATATTCCGTTTGAGGTAACCCGACCCAAAAAGGAAGATGATGGACAAGGCTCTTTGTTTTAG
- a CDS encoding DNA topoisomerase IV subunit B, with protein MSANYDEGAIKTLDWQEHIRRRPGMYIGKLGDGTSADDGIYVLLKEVMDNSVDEFMMGHGKKILVNVDQDLVTIRDYGRGIPLGKLVDVVSKMNTGAKYDNKVFKKSVGLNGVGIKAVNALSSDFTIKAVREGVAKEVYFSQGIKTGEKDYQNLDEGNGTEVRFVPDVEVFKKYRYMNDYIVNMMKNYTFLNAGLIIEYNGEKFYSRNGLRDLLEENMDHDPIYPIIHLRGEDIEVAITHGNQYGEDYYSFVNGQHTTQGGTHLQAFREVLVKTIRDFYKKDFDPSDIRASIVAAVSIKVEEPVFESQTKTKLGSRDIGPNGPSVRAHVGNFLQTELDNFLHKNHEVAEVLLRRIVESERERKAISGVKKLARQRAKKANLHNKKLRDCRVHFNEKDERKEESSIFITEGDSASGSITKSRNVNTQAVFSLKGKPLNTFGLTKKVVYENEEFNLLQAALNIEESMEDLRYNKVIIATDADVDGMHIRLLLITFFLQFFPELIKKGHVYILQTPLFRVRNKQKTYYCYSEEEKVKAINKLRGKPEITRFKGLGEISPDEFKHFIGKDIRLDPVQMKKHESVAEMLSYYMGKNTPERQEFIIENLYVEKDEVM; from the coding sequence ATGAGCGCAAACTACGACGAAGGTGCAATTAAAACATTAGACTGGCAGGAGCACATCCGGCGACGTCCGGGTATGTATATTGGTAAACTCGGAGACGGAACTTCTGCCGACGATGGTATTTATGTATTGTTGAAAGAGGTGATGGATAACTCTGTCGACGAATTTATGATGGGACATGGTAAAAAGATCCTCGTAAACGTCGATCAGGATTTGGTTACCATCCGCGATTATGGCCGTGGAATTCCACTGGGGAAGCTGGTGGATGTGGTCAGCAAAATGAATACCGGCGCAAAATACGATAACAAGGTTTTCAAAAAATCGGTAGGATTGAACGGTGTTGGTATAAAAGCCGTAAATGCTCTGTCTTCCGATTTTACGATAAAAGCAGTGCGCGAAGGCGTGGCTAAAGAAGTATATTTTAGTCAGGGGATTAAAACCGGCGAGAAAGATTATCAAAATCTCGATGAGGGAAACGGAACAGAGGTGAGATTTGTCCCCGATGTGGAAGTGTTCAAAAAGTATCGTTATATGAACGATTATATCGTGAATATGATGAAAAACTACACCTTCCTGAATGCTGGCTTAATCATTGAGTACAACGGCGAAAAATTTTACTCGCGCAACGGATTGCGTGATTTGCTCGAGGAAAATATGGATCACGACCCAATTTACCCAATTATACATCTCAGAGGCGAAGATATTGAAGTTGCCATTACACATGGAAATCAATACGGGGAGGATTATTATTCGTTTGTTAACGGTCAGCACACCACCCAGGGAGGGACTCATCTACAGGCTTTTCGCGAAGTTTTAGTGAAAACGATCAGGGATTTTTACAAGAAGGATTTCGACCCGTCGGATATACGGGCATCGATTGTGGCGGCTGTTAGCATTAAAGTTGAAGAGCCTGTATTTGAGTCGCAAACCAAAACCAAACTCGGATCACGGGATATTGGCCCGAACGGGCCGTCGGTGCGCGCGCACGTTGGTAATTTCCTACAGACTGAACTCGATAATTTTCTGCACAAAAACCATGAGGTTGCCGAAGTGCTGTTGAGACGCATTGTGGAGTCGGAGCGCGAAAGAAAAGCCATTTCGGGGGTGAAAAAACTGGCCCGGCAACGCGCTAAAAAGGCCAACCTGCATAACAAAAAATTGCGCGACTGCCGTGTTCATTTTAACGAAAAAGATGAGCGGAAAGAAGAATCGAGCATTTTTATTACCGAGGGAGACTCGGCAAGTGGATCGATCACCAAATCGCGCAATGTAAATACACAGGCTGTTTTTAGTTTGAAAGGAAAACCGCTGAACACTTTTGGACTCACTAAAAAGGTGGTGTACGAAAACGAGGAATTCAACCTCTTGCAGGCAGCCTTGAATATTGAAGAAAGCATGGAAGACCTGCGCTACAACAAGGTAATTATTGCTACCGATGCCGACGTTGACGGAATGCACATTCGTTTGTTGCTCATCACGTTCTTTCTGCAGTTTTTCCCCGAGTTAATCAAGAAGGGGCACGTTTATATTTTGCAAACGCCACTTTTCAGGGTGCGCAACAAGCAAAAAACTTACTACTGTTATTCAGAAGAAGAAAAGGTGAAAGCCATAAATAAATTACGTGGCAAACCCGAAATAACCCGATTTAAAGGACTGGGAGAAATATCGCCCGATGAATTCAAACATTTCATTGGAAAAGATATCCGGCTCGATCCGGTGCAAATGAAAAAACACGAATCGGTGGCAGAAATGTTATCCTACTACATGGGAAAAAATACCCCCGAGAGACAGGAGTTCATCATCGAAAACCTGTATGTTGAAAAAGACGAAGTAATGTAA